From the genome of Maridesulfovibrio bastinii DSM 16055:
AGGCGGATTTATGATGAGTGCGGGAGCAGTCAACCCTCATGCCGGAGTCAAAACAGGCAGAAAGCGTCGTCCATTCCTCATCAAAGAATGGATGGATGCAAAAGGTTATGAGCAGAAAGATATAGCGGCAGCTGCAGGTATAAAAGCTCAGTCTATTGTTAGCAGAACTATACGTGGAGGAGCTAATAATCGCAAAGTCCTCACTGCCCTCAGAAACATGGGGTGCCCGGAAAAGTATCTCGCTTTACCAGATGATATGCACTTTGCAACTTCAGACAGTTAAAAGAGTATCGATGTTATGTCTAAATATTACTCCACCGCAGAAATAGCACAATGCATTGAATTAACAGTAATGACTGTTACTCGTCGTGCTAAACGTGAAGGTTGGCCGTCTCGTGCCCGTTCTGGCAAAGGCGGCGGCAAGGAGTATGCTTTTGATGGTCTACCGGAGTCAGTTCAGACCGCGATTTTGAAAGCTGAGGCTGAAAAAGCTCCAGCCATTCAAATTGAAGACAATAAGGGACCACGCCTAGAGAATTTATCAGATAAAAAACGCGCCACAGCTCTGGCCAGAGCCGATCTTGTTGCCCTCTACACTGATCATATTGACCGCGCGACAAGAGGCAGTAAGACGGACGCCAGAGCCAAATTTATTTCTGCGTATCAGGCTGGCGCATGGTCCCGCATTTTAGAAATACTCGGTCCCAATGTTTCCTGGAAAACAATTGAGCGTTGGAAGCTGCAACTATGTAAAAACAAAACAGTTGTAGCAATCGCTGATAAACGTGGCATCCATAATTCAAGTCATAGCGTTATGACGGATGAACACGAAAATATCTTACTG
Proteins encoded in this window:
- a CDS encoding helix-turn-helix domain-containing protein — translated: MMSAGAVNPHAGVKTGRKRRPFLIKEWMDAKGYEQKDIAAAAGIKAQSIVSRTIRGGANNRKVLTALRNMGCPEKYLALPDDMHFATSDS
- a CDS encoding DNA-binding protein produces the protein MSKYYSTAEIAQCIELTVMTVTRRAKREGWPSRARSGKGGGKEYAFDGLPESVQTAILKAEAEKAPAIQIEDNKGPRLENLSDKKRATALARADLVALYTDHIDRATRGSKTDARAKFISAYQAGAWSRILEILGPNVSWKTIERWKLQLCKNKTVVAIADKRGIHNSSHSVMTDEHENILL